A stretch of Rhizobium sp. TH2 DNA encodes these proteins:
- a CDS encoding VOC family protein, with protein MTSGLHHITLITRKVQANVDFYAGFLGMRLVKRTAGFEDATQLHLFYGDAIASPGSLVTFLVWEDGSPGRVGHGAPGEIALAIHPEAIGFWLTRALKFGVKTSGPAQEFGEPVLRLTDPDGIIVKLAGVSDLTGTSPWTSREISETDAIQRLHSATIFSEQPADTVAFLTTYMGFTEAAHTDTITRLRSDAGGVIDIRDAGGFWTAAPGTGTIDHIAVRAPDRAHVEAVATQLNEKAHGPTNVHDRTYFYSLYVREPSGTLLEMATDGPGFAIDEPLETLGTELFIPAHFRKDAVDDRVMLPQFGLPGEPRTIYRDLPFVHRLHVADEPDGSTVILLHGTAGNETSLLPLGRRLFPNATLIGLRGRSTGEGVARFFGRFDPTTFDQKEIRSEAEAFEAFMEEATQAYDLDPEKLTFLGYSNGANMIGASMLLHPGLIRNAILLRPMLVLEDVPVADLHGSRVLMVGGANDPYVSYSGALEQALAGAGAELTHKTIDSGHGLSTEDEAVAAKWLRGSNP; from the coding sequence ATGACCAGCGGTTTGCACCACATAACCCTTATCACCCGCAAAGTTCAGGCCAATGTGGATTTTTACGCCGGCTTCCTCGGCATGCGCCTGGTCAAGCGAACGGCGGGTTTCGAGGATGCCACCCAGCTTCACCTCTTCTATGGCGATGCCATCGCTTCTCCCGGCTCGCTGGTGACATTTCTGGTCTGGGAGGATGGCTCGCCCGGCCGCGTCGGCCATGGCGCACCGGGTGAGATCGCGCTCGCCATCCACCCCGAGGCGATCGGCTTCTGGCTCACCCGCGCCCTGAAATTCGGCGTGAAGACATCGGGTCCGGCACAGGAATTCGGCGAGCCGGTCCTCAGGCTCACCGATCCCGATGGCATCATCGTCAAGCTCGCCGGCGTCAGCGATCTCACAGGCACCTCGCCTTGGACCTCGCGCGAAATATCCGAAACCGATGCGATCCAGCGCCTGCACAGTGCAACGATCTTCTCGGAACAGCCTGCCGATACCGTGGCCTTCCTGACCACCTATATGGGCTTCACCGAAGCGGCCCACACCGACACCATAACCCGCCTGCGCTCGGATGCGGGTGGCGTCATCGATATCAGGGATGCCGGCGGTTTCTGGACCGCCGCACCCGGCACCGGCACCATCGATCACATCGCCGTCCGCGCGCCGGATCGCGCCCATGTCGAGGCTGTCGCCACCCAACTGAACGAAAAGGCGCACGGCCCCACCAACGTCCATGACCGCACCTATTTCTATTCGCTCTACGTTCGCGAGCCCTCCGGCACGCTGCTCGAAATGGCAACCGATGGACCCGGCTTCGCGATCGATGAACCACTTGAAACGCTCGGCACCGAACTCTTCATCCCCGCCCATTTCCGCAAGGACGCCGTGGACGACCGGGTCATGCTGCCGCAATTCGGTCTGCCGGGCGAGCCGCGTACCATCTATCGCGACCTGCCCTTCGTCCACCGCCTGCATGTGGCGGATGAACCCGATGGCTCCACCGTCATCCTGCTCCACGGCACCGCAGGCAACGAAACCAGCCTGCTACCGCTCGGCCGTCGCCTCTTCCCGAATGCAACCCTGATCGGCCTGCGCGGCCGCTCGACGGGGGAGGGTGTAGCGCGCTTCTTCGGCCGTTTCGATCCCACCACCTTCGACCAGAAGGAAATCCGCTCCGAAGCCGAAGCATTCGAGGCGTTCATGGAAGAAGCCACGCAAGCCTACGACCTCGATCCGGAAAAGCTGACCTTCCTCGGCTATTCCAACGGCGCCAATATGATCGGTGCGAGCATGTTGCTGCATCCCGGCCTGATCCGCAACGCGATCCTGCTGCGGCCGATGTTGGTCCTGGAGGATGTGCCAGTCGCGGATCTCCATGGCAGCCGTGTGTTGATGGTCGGTGGCGCCAACGATCCGTATGTTTCCTATTCCGGAGCGCTTGAGCAGGCGCTTGCCGGTGCGGGGGCTGAGTTGACTCACAAAACGATCGATTCAGGCCATGGACTATCAACAGAGGACGAGGCGGTCGCGGCGAAGTGGTTGCGCGGTTCCAACCCGTGA
- a CDS encoding MFS transporter: MRNTTYRWVLVAAGGLLGCVAIGSIFALPVFIRPMAEETGWSVTGISTAMTIAFLAMALGSMALGSLSDRIGARPVVLIGSAVLAGSLAWASRATSLIEFQLIFGLVAGLSIAAILPPLMASVMGWFDTHRSLAVSLVSAGMGMAPLTFTPLAAWLVSNYDWRYSMLVIAGLAVVTMIPLALLIRRPPALEEEQHMVATGGEPVAAMSVGTALKSPPFIILMLTNFLCCATHSGPIFHTVSYAVSCGIPLTIAATIYSIEGLAGLGGRVAFGIMGDRFGAKNILVLGLLAQAIVAFFFFFVRQLEGFYAVAAMFGFIYAGVMPLYAVLARENFPQRMMGTIIGGTSMAGGLGMALGPWAGGFIYDTFATYTWLYLGACGMGIGAFLIAMTFKPFPKGVEQQPVAA, encoded by the coding sequence ATGCGGAATACCACTTATCGCTGGGTACTCGTCGCCGCGGGCGGCCTGCTCGGCTGCGTAGCCATAGGCTCCATCTTCGCACTGCCGGTCTTCATCCGGCCGATGGCCGAGGAGACCGGCTGGTCGGTGACCGGCATTTCCACCGCCATGACCATCGCCTTCCTGGCAATGGCCCTCGGCAGCATGGCGCTCGGTTCGTTGTCGGATCGCATCGGTGCGCGCCCGGTCGTATTGATCGGGTCCGCCGTGCTGGCCGGGAGCCTTGCATGGGCGAGCCGTGCGACCTCGCTCATCGAGTTCCAGTTGATCTTCGGGCTGGTGGCGGGACTATCCATCGCCGCGATCCTGCCGCCGCTCATGGCATCCGTCATGGGCTGGTTCGACACGCATCGCAGCCTGGCCGTGTCGCTGGTATCCGCAGGCATGGGCATGGCGCCGCTGACCTTCACGCCACTCGCCGCCTGGCTGGTGTCAAACTATGACTGGCGCTATTCCATGCTTGTCATTGCTGGGCTTGCCGTGGTGACAATGATCCCGCTCGCTCTTCTGATCCGCCGCCCGCCGGCACTTGAAGAGGAGCAGCACATGGTCGCGACCGGCGGTGAGCCAGTTGCCGCGATGTCGGTCGGAACAGCGCTGAAATCGCCGCCGTTCATCATACTGATGCTGACCAATTTCCTCTGCTGCGCCACGCATTCCGGCCCGATCTTCCATACGGTCAGCTACGCGGTGAGTTGTGGCATCCCGCTGACGATCGCCGCGACGATCTACAGCATCGAAGGGCTTGCCGGGCTTGGCGGTCGCGTTGCCTTCGGCATCATGGGCGACCGGTTCGGGGCGAAGAACATCCTGGTGCTCGGGCTGCTGGCCCAGGCGATCGTGGCGTTCTTCTTCTTCTTCGTGCGCCAGCTGGAAGGCTTCTATGCGGTGGCTGCGATGTTCGGCTTCATCTATGCCGGCGTGATGCCGCTCTATGCGGTGTTGGCACGCGAGAACTTCCCGCAGCGGATGATGGGCACGATTATCGGCGGCACAAGCATGGCCGGCGGCCTCGGCATGGCGCTCGGCCCATGGGCGGGCGGCTTCATCTACGATACCTTCGCCACCTATACATGGCTCTATCTCGGCGCCTGCGGCATGGGCATCGGCGCCTTCCTGATCGCGATGACCTTCAAGCCCTTCCCCAAGGGCGTGGAGCAGCAGCCGGTGGCGGCGTGA
- a CDS encoding SRPBCC domain-containing protein produces MMDAALKIATHDIVVDETFPHAPSVLWKVLTSGELIARWMMEPKGFAPIVGTKFTFQTTCAGAWDGTIRCEVLEVQENERFSYSWQGGDEGNSGYGSKLDTIVSWHLSASEAGTRLRLVHSGFVVPRNDMAYRNLGNGWKSCLERVAGIAIEQDTAGARGKTALAH; encoded by the coding sequence ATGATGGACGCCGCATTGAAAATCGCCACCCATGACATCGTCGTCGATGAGACCTTCCCGCATGCGCCCTCGGTGCTCTGGAAGGTTCTGACCTCGGGCGAACTGATCGCCCGCTGGATGATGGAGCCGAAGGGTTTTGCGCCGATCGTGGGCACCAAGTTCACCTTCCAGACGACTTGCGCCGGCGCCTGGGACGGAACGATCCGCTGCGAGGTGCTGGAAGTACAGGAGAACGAGCGCTTTTCCTACTCTTGGCAGGGCGGCGACGAGGGCAATTCCGGCTACGGATCGAAACTCGACACAATTGTTTCATGGCACCTGTCGGCAAGCGAAGCCGGCACACGTCTTAGACTTGTCCACTCCGGTTTCGTGGTGCCGCGGAACGACATGGCGTACAGAAATCTGGGCAACGGCTGGAAGAGCTGCCTCGAACGCGTAGCGGGGATTGCAATCGAACAGGACACGGCAGGCGCCAGGGGCAAGACCGCCCTGGCGCACTGA
- a CDS encoding helix-turn-helix transcriptional regulator, with the protein MIQTENINSVMRALADPTRRAVFERIARSDEMTVVELTRGSGVTQGAISQHLKSLKQAGLVAERPEGRNVYYRAQPEGLEPLFDWMSYYSKFWNERFDNLRDLLKELDP; encoded by the coding sequence ATGATCCAGACAGAAAACATCAATTCCGTCATGCGCGCGCTGGCCGACCCGACCCGAAGGGCGGTGTTCGAGCGGATTGCGCGATCGGACGAAATGACTGTGGTCGAGCTGACGCGGGGCAGCGGCGTCACGCAGGGTGCGATCTCCCAGCATCTGAAATCATTGAAGCAGGCTGGACTGGTCGCCGAGCGACCGGAAGGCCGCAATGTCTATTACCGCGCCCAACCCGAGGGGCTCGAGCCGCTGTTCGACTGGATGAGCTATTACAGCAAGTTCTGGAACGAGCGGTTCGACAACCTGCGCGACCTGTTGAAGGAACTCGACCCATGA
- a CDS encoding winged helix-turn-helix domain-containing tetratricopeptide repeat protein, giving the protein MADAAIEIGEFRLDAAGGVLRRSGEVVPVRAKTFAFLCHLAHNRGRVISKDELLQAVWPGLFVSEDSLTQCVSELRKVLGTGAEAMLRTVPKRGYLLASEAAVPAAGLPEQVFPSIAILPFRNRGPDNTDDALIDAMVDEITYGLARFKTITVIARNSAFSFPASSRPPLKEISEMLGAEFIVEGSALRADGRLLASVTLTHAPTGQRIWGSQFDFAEADLFSMNAEIAVTIISRLVSNIDQGVQQTAKPGTSNLAAFENFARGVAFLRTYGPGVNERARDHFLKAIALDPDCAVAHAYLALADVIIADYGASPRPALEAARDRVNLAIALEPEEARCHRIMGLVRLYLREHEAAERCLHRAYDINPYDADTLVQLGFVIAMRGRPAEGLAWMDKAITLNPFRPYWYDLDRAYTLYMLGCYDEARKTMLGTELGPFHSLWLAACCAMCGRPSEATDALARFLETADASDILDQAQKWTEFEHEEDLEHLRVGLRLAMTEPSPEPP; this is encoded by the coding sequence TTGGCGGATGCAGCCATCGAGATCGGCGAGTTCAGGCTGGATGCGGCCGGCGGTGTGCTGCGCCGCTCCGGCGAAGTGGTGCCGGTGCGTGCCAAGACATTCGCCTTCCTCTGCCATCTCGCTCACAATCGCGGCCGCGTCATTTCCAAGGATGAGTTGCTGCAGGCAGTCTGGCCCGGCCTGTTCGTTTCCGAGGATTCGTTGACGCAATGCGTGAGCGAACTGCGCAAGGTGCTTGGGACGGGTGCCGAAGCGATGCTGAGGACAGTGCCCAAGCGGGGTTATCTGCTCGCGTCGGAAGCGGCGGTTCCTGCCGCCGGCCTGCCGGAACAGGTTTTTCCTTCGATCGCGATCCTGCCGTTCCGCAATCGCGGGCCCGACAACACCGATGACGCGCTGATCGATGCCATGGTCGATGAGATCACCTATGGCCTGGCCCGGTTCAAGACGATCACCGTTATAGCGAGAAATTCCGCCTTTTCCTTTCCCGCCAGCAGTCGGCCGCCGCTCAAGGAAATCTCCGAAATGCTCGGCGCCGAATTCATCGTCGAGGGGTCGGCGCTGCGGGCCGATGGGCGCCTGCTTGCTTCGGTTACGCTCACCCACGCGCCGACCGGCCAGCGGATCTGGGGCAGCCAGTTCGATTTCGCCGAAGCCGATCTCTTTTCGATGAATGCCGAGATCGCGGTCACCATCATTTCCCGGCTGGTCTCGAATATCGACCAGGGCGTTCAGCAGACGGCTAAACCCGGTACGTCGAACCTCGCCGCCTTCGAGAATTTCGCGCGCGGCGTCGCCTTCCTGCGCACCTATGGCCCGGGCGTCAACGAGCGGGCGCGAGACCACTTCCTCAAGGCCATCGCACTCGATCCGGATTGTGCGGTGGCGCATGCCTACCTGGCGCTGGCCGACGTCATTATCGCCGACTACGGGGCCTCGCCGCGCCCGGCGCTGGAGGCGGCGCGCGACCGGGTCAATCTCGCGATCGCCCTCGAACCCGAGGAGGCACGGTGTCATCGCATCATGGGACTGGTCAGGCTCTATCTGCGCGAGCATGAGGCCGCGGAACGTTGCCTGCACCGCGCCTATGACATCAATCCCTACGATGCCGATACACTCGTCCAGCTTGGTTTTGTCATTGCCATGCGCGGTCGGCCGGCGGAAGGACTGGCCTGGATGGACAAGGCGATCACCCTCAACCCGTTTCGACCCTATTGGTACGATCTCGACCGCGCCTACACGCTTTACATGCTTGGCTGTTATGACGAGGCGCGAAAAACCATGCTCGGCACCGAGCTTGGACCGTTTCACAGCTTGTGGCTCGCGGCCTGCTGCGCCATGTGCGGCAGGCCGTCCGAAGCCACAGATGCCCTTGCCCGCTTTCTGGAAACGGCTGATGCGTCCGACATCCTCGATCAAGCGCAAAAGTGGACCGAGTTCGAGCACGAGGAAGACCTCGAGCACCTGCGGGTCGGGCTGAGGCTTGCAATGACCGAGCCTTCCCCCGAGCCGCCATGA
- a CDS encoding SMP-30/gluconolactonase/LRE family protein, which translates to MAEDNGSIYRIDDDRFRYLTVGSARLDELHTGMRWAEGPVWFADANMLLWSDIPNERIMRWVPGGGASVYREKSNFTNGNTRDRQGRLVSCEHGGRRVVRTEIDGTQTVLADSYEGKKLNSPNDVIVRSDGSIWFTDPSYGIMSDYEGYRGDREQKTNNVYRIDPMSGEVTVVLDDFTQPNGLAFSPDESLLYVADSAFSHDPEHPSHIRVFDVVDGKTVRNGREFCAIDNGLPDGFRIDVEGNIWSSAGDGVHCFAPDGTRLGKILVPQGVANVTFGGPRRNRLFICATQSLYAVYLATSGVQYP; encoded by the coding sequence ATGGCCGAAGACAATGGATCGATCTACCGGATCGATGACGACCGTTTCCGTTACCTGACCGTGGGCAGCGCCAGGCTCGATGAACTCCATACAGGCATGCGCTGGGCGGAAGGCCCGGTCTGGTTTGCCGATGCCAACATGCTGCTGTGGAGCGATATTCCCAACGAACGGATCATGCGCTGGGTGCCGGGTGGAGGCGCCTCGGTCTATCGCGAAAAATCCAATTTCACCAACGGCAACACCCGCGACCGCCAGGGCCGCCTCGTGTCCTGCGAGCATGGCGGCCGCCGGGTCGTGCGCACCGAGATCGACGGCACGCAGACGGTTCTCGCCGACAGCTATGAAGGCAAGAAGCTCAATTCGCCCAACGATGTCATCGTGCGCTCCGACGGCTCGATCTGGTTCACCGACCCCAGCTACGGCATCATGTCCGACTATGAAGGCTACCGGGGCGACCGCGAGCAGAAGACCAACAATGTCTACCGCATCGACCCGATGAGCGGCGAAGTGACCGTCGTTCTCGACGACTTCACCCAGCCCAATGGCCTCGCTTTCTCGCCGGATGAAAGCCTGCTCTATGTCGCCGATTCCGCCTTCAGCCATGACCCGGAGCATCCGAGCCATATCCGCGTCTTCGATGTCGTCGATGGCAAGACCGTGAGAAACGGCCGCGAGTTCTGCGCCATCGACAACGGCCTGCCGGATGGCTTCCGTATCGATGTCGAGGGCAATATCTGGTCCAGCGCCGGCGACGGCGTCCATTGCTTCGCGCCCGATGGCACGCGGCTCGGAAAAATCCTGGTGCCGCAAGGCGTCGCCAACGTCACCTTCGGCGGCCCCCGCCGCAACAGGCTTTTCATCTGCGCGACGCAATCGCTCTACGCGGTCTATCTCGCGACGTCGGGCGTGCAATATCCGTAA
- a CDS encoding UxaA family hydrolase, with the protein MSALSAPIIILNPADDVGVARQKIGKGEATGYDGLMAKDLIGRGHKVALKAIKSGQEVHKFGQVIGVATSDIEPGQHIHLHNLEMIPSEHEYQMGGSNRDEGLLPVAERRTFMGFDRGPGGVGTRNYIGIISSVNCSATVSRYIADHFNRSGGLEGFDNIDGVVALTHGGGCALNTKSEGYRILTRTIQGYARHPNFGGILMIGLGCETNQIAPILEHYKLAEGALLRTMTIQQSGGTRKTIEAAQEIIRDMLPTVNAVKRTEQPLSSLKLALECGGSDGYSGISANPALGVASDLLVRHGGTSVLAETPEIYGAEHLLTRRAVSPAVAEKLLSRIDWWRDYTARNGDELNNNPSYGNKQGGLTTILEKSLGAVAKGGTMPLKAVYEYAEIVTEKGFVFMDTPGYDPAAVTGQVAGGCNVICFTTGRGSVSGFKPAPCIKIATNTEMYDHMDEDMDINCGSVVTGEETIEQAGIRIFEDIIAVASGKKTSSEIYDYGDNEFVPWQVGAIT; encoded by the coding sequence ATGTCCGCGCTTTCAGCACCGATCATCATTCTCAACCCCGCCGATGATGTCGGTGTCGCACGCCAGAAGATCGGCAAAGGGGAAGCCACGGGTTACGATGGGCTGATGGCGAAGGACCTGATCGGGCGTGGGCACAAGGTGGCGCTGAAGGCGATCAAATCAGGCCAGGAGGTGCATAAATTCGGCCAGGTGATCGGCGTGGCGACATCGGATATCGAGCCGGGGCAGCATATCCACCTGCATAACCTTGAGATGATTCCCTCCGAGCACGAATACCAGATGGGCGGCAGCAATCGCGACGAGGGGCTGCTGCCGGTGGCCGAGCGTCGGACATTCATGGGCTTCGATCGCGGCCCGGGGGGCGTCGGCACGCGCAACTATATCGGCATCATTTCGTCGGTGAACTGTTCCGCCACGGTATCGCGCTACATAGCCGACCATTTCAACCGGTCAGGCGGGCTCGAGGGTTTCGACAATATTGACGGCGTGGTGGCGCTGACCCATGGCGGCGGCTGCGCGCTCAACACCAAGTCCGAGGGTTATCGGATCCTGACGCGGACGATCCAGGGCTATGCACGGCATCCGAATTTCGGCGGCATATTGATGATCGGGCTTGGCTGCGAGACCAACCAGATCGCGCCGATCCTCGAACATTACAAGCTGGCGGAGGGCGCGTTGCTGCGCACCATGACGATCCAGCAATCAGGCGGTACGCGCAAGACGATCGAGGCGGCGCAGGAGATCATTCGCGACATGCTGCCGACCGTGAATGCGGTGAAGCGCACGGAGCAGCCGCTATCATCGCTGAAGCTGGCGCTGGAATGCGGCGGTTCCGACGGCTATTCCGGGATTTCGGCAAACCCGGCGCTTGGCGTGGCATCCGACTTGCTGGTCAGGCATGGCGGCACCTCGGTGCTGGCCGAAACGCCCGAGATCTATGGCGCCGAACACCTGCTGACGCGGCGCGCCGTCTCGCCCGCCGTGGCCGAGAAGCTGCTCTCGCGGATCGACTGGTGGCGGGACTATACGGCGCGCAATGGCGACGAGCTCAACAACAACCCTTCCTATGGCAACAAGCAGGGCGGGCTGACGACCATCTTGGAAAAGTCGCTCGGCGCGGTGGCCAAGGGCGGCACGATGCCTTTGAAAGCGGTTTATGAGTATGCCGAGATCGTCACCGAAAAGGGCTTCGTGTTCATGGACACGCCCGGATACGACCCGGCGGCGGTGACCGGCCAGGTGGCGGGCGGCTGCAACGTGATCTGTTTCACCACCGGCCGCGGTTCGGTCTCGGGCTTCAAGCCGGCGCCCTGCATCAAGATCGCCACCAATACCGAGATGTACGACCATATGGACGAGGATATGGACATCAATTGCGGCAGCGTGGTCACCGGCGAGGAGACGATCGAGCAGGCGGGCATACGGATATTCGAGGATATTATTGCCGTTGCGTCGGGCAAGAAGACGTCGAGCGAGATTTATGACTACGGGGATAACGAGTTCGTGCCGTGGCAGGTGGGGGCGATTACGTAA
- a CDS encoding DMT family transporter, whose product MSPQHRSFLSAIAKNGAVVALVGMLLFALNDTMGKWLVATYSVGQVVALRSLAALIVLAPFVWWMGWRPLFQVEKPRMQAARAVVSTMETMAFYLAVFYLPLADVMTYWLAAPIYIAALSPLLLGEHVGWRRWTAIGVGFLGVVIALQPSPAMFQSPAAAVSIIGTLLFAFLLISGRSLRNTPDTVLVFWQNVGGLVIGMVFALFDWVTPSVHHLVLLGLLGVVAMTAHALINRALKLTDASVVAPLQYTLLFWAIVFGFIFFGDLPTVPMMIGAALIIASGLFIFFREQQLGKKDKVLPAIPE is encoded by the coding sequence ATGTCCCCCCAGCATCGATCCTTCCTCTCCGCGATCGCCAAGAACGGCGCCGTTGTCGCGCTTGTCGGCATGCTGCTCTTCGCGCTTAACGACACGATGGGCAAGTGGCTGGTCGCGACCTATTCGGTGGGACAGGTCGTGGCGCTGCGTTCGCTAGCGGCTCTGATCGTGCTCGCGCCTTTCGTCTGGTGGATGGGCTGGCGACCATTGTTCCAGGTCGAAAAGCCGCGGATGCAGGCCGCACGTGCCGTGGTTTCGACGATGGAAACGATGGCCTTCTATCTCGCGGTCTTCTACCTGCCGCTCGCCGACGTGATGACCTACTGGCTGGCGGCGCCTATCTATATCGCGGCACTCTCGCCGCTGCTGCTCGGCGAGCATGTGGGTTGGCGGCGCTGGACGGCGATCGGCGTGGGCTTCCTGGGTGTCGTCATCGCTCTTCAACCTTCGCCGGCCATGTTCCAGTCGCCGGCTGCAGCGGTTTCCATCATCGGAACACTGCTTTTTGCCTTTCTGCTGATCTCGGGACGGTCATTACGAAATACGCCGGATACGGTGCTGGTGTTCTGGCAGAATGTCGGGGGGCTCGTAATCGGCATGGTCTTCGCACTCTTCGACTGGGTGACACCGAGCGTGCATCACCTCGTTCTACTCGGGCTGCTCGGCGTGGTGGCTATGACAGCGCATGCCCTCATCAACCGGGCGCTGAAGCTGACGGATGCCAGCGTGGTCGCGCCGCTGCAATATACGCTGCTGTTCTGGGCGATCGTCTTCGGCTTTATCTTCTTCGGCGACCTGCCGACGGTGCCGATGATGATCGGGGCGGCGCTGATCATCGCGTCAGGGCTGTTCATCTTCTTCCGCGAGCAGCAGCTCGGCAAGAAGGACAAGGTGCTGCCGGCGATCCCGGAATAG
- a CDS encoding adenosine kinase: MTKFDVLTVGNAIVDIIARCEEDFLVDNTITKGAMNLIDADRSALLYSRMGPAIEMSGGSAGNTAAGVASFGGKAAYFGKVSNDKLGEIFRHDMNAQGVHFATKPLGGTPPTATSMIFVTPDGERSMNTYLGACVELGPEDVQEDVVAKSRVTYFEGYLWDPPRAKEAIRECARIAHAHGQETSMTLSDSFCVDRYRGEFLDLMRSGTVDIVFANRHEALALYQTEDFDTALTELGKDCTMAAVTMSEHGSIILAGGQRYLIEPLNVEKVVDTTGAGDLYAAGFLFGYTNGFELADCGRLGSLAAGLVIQQIGPRMQSPLKQAAQQVGIIL, encoded by the coding sequence ATGACGAAATTTGATGTGCTTACCGTCGGCAATGCGATTGTCGATATCATCGCGCGCTGCGAGGAGGATTTCCTCGTCGACAACACCATCACCAAGGGTGCGATGAACCTGATCGATGCGGACCGCTCGGCGTTGCTCTATTCCCGCATGGGACCGGCGATCGAAATGTCGGGCGGGAGTGCCGGCAATACGGCGGCGGGTGTGGCGAGCTTCGGCGGCAAGGCGGCCTATTTCGGCAAGGTTTCGAACGACAAGCTCGGCGAAATCTTCCGCCATGACATGAATGCCCAGGGCGTGCATTTCGCGACGAAGCCGCTCGGCGGCACCCCGCCCACCGCCACCTCGATGATTTTCGTCACGCCGGATGGCGAGCGCTCGATGAACACATATCTCGGCGCCTGCGTCGAACTCGGACCGGAGGACGTCCAGGAGGATGTCGTGGCGAAATCCCGCGTCACCTATTTCGAAGGCTATCTCTGGGATCCGCCGCGCGCCAAGGAAGCGATCCGCGAATGCGCCCGCATCGCCCACGCGCATGGCCAGGAAACGTCGATGACGCTCTCGGACAGTTTCTGCGTCGATCGCTATCGCGGCGAATTCCTCGATCTCATGCGCTCGGGCACCGTCGATATCGTCTTCGCCAATCGCCATGAGGCGCTCGCGCTCTACCAGACGGAGGATTTCGATACCGCGCTCACCGAACTCGGCAAGGATTGCACGATGGCGGCCGTGACCATGAGCGAGCACGGCTCGATCATTCTCGCGGGCGGCCAGCGCTACCTCATCGAACCGCTGAATGTGGAAAAGGTCGTCGATACGACCGGTGCGGGTGATCTCTATGCCGCGGGCTTCCTCTTCGGCTACACCAACGGCTTCGAACTCGCCGATTGCGGCCGCCTCGGCAGCCTCGCGGCGGGCCTGGTGATCCAGCAGATCGGCCCGCGCATGCAGTCGCCACTCAAGCAGGCGGCGCAGCAAGTCGGCATTATTTTGTAA
- a CDS encoding SH3 domain-containing protein, producing the protein MTGLWKKATIGTILIGLMVALAPASFAETTKLNTGLPLPRFVTIKSRKVNLRVGPGLDYAVSWRYLKAGVPVEVTQEYENWRRIRDADGAEGWVFHSMLSGDRSAIAAPWMKDKGQDIFVNMRADGAETGNVIAKLQPGVVVKLDECNGEWCLAEASDTEGWVSQAEIWGAYPGEAFTK; encoded by the coding sequence ATGACTGGACTTTGGAAGAAGGCAACGATCGGTACAATCCTCATCGGGTTGATGGTGGCGCTCGCGCCGGCGTCCTTCGCCGAGACGACCAAGCTCAATACCGGCCTGCCGCTGCCGCGATTCGTCACGATCAAGTCGAGGAAGGTCAACCTCCGGGTCGGGCCCGGCCTCGACTATGCCGTGTCCTGGCGCTACCTGAAAGCGGGCGTTCCGGTGGAAGTGACGCAGGAATACGAGAACTGGCGCCGCATCCGCGATGCCGACGGCGCCGAAGGCTGGGTGTTCCATTCCATGCTGTCTGGCGACCGCAGCGCGATCGCAGCCCCGTGGATGAAGGACAAGGGCCAGGACATTTTCGTCAATATGCGCGCCGACGGGGCCGAAACAGGCAACGTCATCGCCAAACTGCAGCCAGGCGTCGTCGTCAAGCTCGACGAATGCAATGGCGAATGGTGCCTGGCCGAAGCATCCGACACCGAGGGCTGGGTGAGCCAGGCCGAGATCTGGGGTGCCTATCCCGGCGAGGCTTTTACAAAATAA